A region from the Gallus gallus isolate bGalGal1 chromosome 25, bGalGal1.mat.broiler.GRCg7b, whole genome shotgun sequence genome encodes:
- the LOC107050229 gene encoding lysosomal acid glucosylceramidase-like isoform X1 → MGSVGDGVGWLWGQLAMGSVSYGAGWLWGWLAMGLVHYRAGWLWGWLAMGSVGYKAGWLWGWLAVGSVDYRMGWLWCGLAVGSVGCGLCRALLWGRLAVGSVVCGLCRALPPTFHPHPTDLVLTLDTTQRFQKIKGFGASITDAAAINVLSLPAAAQDHLLRSYFSEEGLQYNLVRVPMASCDFSLHTYTYADVPDDFELRHFALRDEDTKLKIPLLRRAIAMAKRPLSIYGSPWTAPAWMKTSGSFVGKGTLKGRAGGKYHRAWANYFVRFLDEYAKHNVTFWAVTAENEPTAGLINNYPFQCLGFTAEQQRDFIARDLGPALANSSHRDVRLIILDDNRLHLPHWAKVVLEDEQAARYVHGIGIHWYLDFIGPIQDTVVPTHELYPDVFILATEASVGSHFWERDVILGCWERGNQYSHSILTNLNNHVTGWTDWNLALDLEGGPSWVKNYVDSPIIVDGSQGVFYKQPMFYHMGHFSKFIPEGSQRVGLIAPQKSKKTPLEYTAFLRPDGAAVVVVLNRSPQNVTFGLADTVGLIQAVSPANSIQTYVWRR, encoded by the exons ATGGGGTCGGTTGGTGATGGGGTGGGTTGGCTATGGGGTCAGTTGGCTATGGGGTCAGTTAGCTATGGGGCAGGTTGGCTGTGGGGTTGGTTGGCTATGGGGTTGGTTCACTATAGGGCAGGTTGGCTATGGGGTTGGTTGGCTATGGGGTCAGTTGGCTATAAGGCAGGTTGGCTATGGGGTTGGTTGGCTGTGGGGTCAGTTGACTATAGGATGGGTTGGCTGTGGTGTGGGTTGGCTGTGGGGTCGgttggctgtgggctgtgccgGGCGCTGCTATGGGGTCGGTTGGCTGTGGGGTCGGTTGTCTGTGGGCTGTGCCGGGCGCTGCCCCCCACGTTCCATCCTCACCCCACAGACCTCGTGCTGACGTTGGACACCACGCAGCGCTTCCAGAAGATCAAAGGCTTCGGCGCTTCCATCACCGACGCGGCCGCCATCAACGTCCTCTCCCTCCCCGCGGCCGCCCAGGACCACCTCCTGCGCTCCTATTTCTCCGAGGAAG GGCTGCAGTACAACCTGGTGCGCGTCCCCATGGCCAGCTGTGACTTCTCCCTGCACACCTACACCTACGCCGACGTCCCCGACGACTTCGAGCTGCGGCACTTCGCTCTGCGGGACGAGGACACAAAGCTGAAG ATCCCCCTCCTGCGCCGCGCCATCGCCATGGCCAAACGCCCGCTGTCCATCTACGGCAGCCCATGGACGGCGCCGGCGTGGATGAAGACCAGCGGGTCCTTTGTGGGGAAGGGGACGCTGaaggggcgggcggggggcaaATACCACCGTGCGTGGGCCAACTACTTCGTCAG GTTCCTGGATGAATACGCCAAACACAACGTCACCTTCTGGGCTGTGACGGCAGAGAACGAACCCACGGCGGGGCTGATCAACAATTACCCCTTCCAGTGCCTGGGCTTCACGGCCGAGCAGCAGCGCGACTTCATCGCCCGCGACCTCGGCCCCGCGTTGGCCAACAGCTCCCACCGCGACGTGCGGCTCATCATCCTGGATGACAACCGGCTCCACCTCCCGCACTGGGCCAAAGTG GTCCTGGAAGATGAGCAGGCGGCTCGCTACGTCCACGGCATCGGCATCCATTGGTACCTGGACTTCATCGGGCCCATCCAGGACACCGTGGTGCCCACCCATGAGCTCTACCCGGACGTCTTCATCCTGGCCACGGAGGCCAGCGTGGGCTCCCACTTCTGGGAGCGGGACGTCAtcctgggctgctgggagcGGGGCAACCAATACAGCCACAGCATCCTGACG AACCTGAACAACCACGTGACGGGTTGGACCGACTGGAACCTGGCGCTGGACCTGGAGGGGGGGCCCAGCTGGGTGAAGAACTACGTGGACAGCCCCATCATCGTGGACGGCAGTCAGGGCGTCTTCTACAAGCAGCCCATGTTCTACCACATGGGGCACTTCAG TAAGTTCATCCCGGAGGGCTCCCAACGCGTGGGGCTCATCGCCCCCCAAAAGTCCAAGAAGACCCCCCTGGAATACACGGCCTTCCTGCGCCCCGATGGGGCCGCCGTTGTGGTGGTGCTCAACCG gTCCCCACAGAACGTCACCTTTGGGTTGGCTGACACCGTGGGGCTCATCCAGGCGGTGTCTCCGGCCAACTCCATCCAGACCTACGTGTGGCGGCGGTGA
- the LOC107050229 gene encoding lysosomal acid glucosylceramidase-like isoform X3, with product MGLVGCGLCRALLWGRLAVGSVVCGLCRALPPTFHPHPTDLVLTLDTTQRFQKIKGFGASITDAAAINVLSLPAAAQDHLLRSYFSEEGLQYNLVRVPMASCDFSLHTYTYADVPDDFELRHFALRDEDTKLKIPLLRRAIAMAKRPLSIYGSPWTAPAWMKTSGSFVGKGTLKGRAGGKYHRAWANYFVRFLDEYAKHNVTFWAVTAENEPTAGLINNYPFQCLGFTAEQQRDFIARDLGPALANSSHRDVRLIILDDNRLHLPHWAKVVLEDEQAARYVHGIGIHWYLDFIGPIQDTVVPTHELYPDVFILATEASVGSHFWERDVILGCWERGNQYSHSILTNLNNHVTGWTDWNLALDLEGGPSWVKNYVDSPIIVDGSQGVFYKQPMFYHMGHFSKFIPEGSQRVGLIAPQKSKKTPLEYTAFLRPDGAAVVVVLNRSPQNVTFGLADTVGLIQAVSPANSIQTYVWRR from the exons ATGGGGTTGGTTGGCTGTGGG ctgtgccgGGCGCTGCTATGGGGTCGGTTGGCTGTGGGGTCGGTTGTCTGTGGGCTGTGCCGGGCGCTGCCCCCCACGTTCCATCCTCACCCCACAGACCTCGTGCTGACGTTGGACACCACGCAGCGCTTCCAGAAGATCAAAGGCTTCGGCGCTTCCATCACCGACGCGGCCGCCATCAACGTCCTCTCCCTCCCCGCGGCCGCCCAGGACCACCTCCTGCGCTCCTATTTCTCCGAGGAAG GGCTGCAGTACAACCTGGTGCGCGTCCCCATGGCCAGCTGTGACTTCTCCCTGCACACCTACACCTACGCCGACGTCCCCGACGACTTCGAGCTGCGGCACTTCGCTCTGCGGGACGAGGACACAAAGCTGAAG ATCCCCCTCCTGCGCCGCGCCATCGCCATGGCCAAACGCCCGCTGTCCATCTACGGCAGCCCATGGACGGCGCCGGCGTGGATGAAGACCAGCGGGTCCTTTGTGGGGAAGGGGACGCTGaaggggcgggcggggggcaaATACCACCGTGCGTGGGCCAACTACTTCGTCAG GTTCCTGGATGAATACGCCAAACACAACGTCACCTTCTGGGCTGTGACGGCAGAGAACGAACCCACGGCGGGGCTGATCAACAATTACCCCTTCCAGTGCCTGGGCTTCACGGCCGAGCAGCAGCGCGACTTCATCGCCCGCGACCTCGGCCCCGCGTTGGCCAACAGCTCCCACCGCGACGTGCGGCTCATCATCCTGGATGACAACCGGCTCCACCTCCCGCACTGGGCCAAAGTG GTCCTGGAAGATGAGCAGGCGGCTCGCTACGTCCACGGCATCGGCATCCATTGGTACCTGGACTTCATCGGGCCCATCCAGGACACCGTGGTGCCCACCCATGAGCTCTACCCGGACGTCTTCATCCTGGCCACGGAGGCCAGCGTGGGCTCCCACTTCTGGGAGCGGGACGTCAtcctgggctgctgggagcGGGGCAACCAATACAGCCACAGCATCCTGACG AACCTGAACAACCACGTGACGGGTTGGACCGACTGGAACCTGGCGCTGGACCTGGAGGGGGGGCCCAGCTGGGTGAAGAACTACGTGGACAGCCCCATCATCGTGGACGGCAGTCAGGGCGTCTTCTACAAGCAGCCCATGTTCTACCACATGGGGCACTTCAG TAAGTTCATCCCGGAGGGCTCCCAACGCGTGGGGCTCATCGCCCCCCAAAAGTCCAAGAAGACCCCCCTGGAATACACGGCCTTCCTGCGCCCCGATGGGGCCGCCGTTGTGGTGGTGCTCAACCG gTCCCCACAGAACGTCACCTTTGGGTTGGCTGACACCGTGGGGCTCATCCAGGCGGTGTCTCCGGCCAACTCCATCCAGACCTACGTGTGGCGGCGGTGA
- the LOC107049673 gene encoding lysosomal acid glucosylceramidase-like isoform X1 has translation MGGRGAAVLCWLLLLRALRGAAGARPCSPKFFGRDAMVCVCSAAYCDAVEPVVLPGAGGFVTYESSKAGKRLQRSEGDLPAQPECPGWWDGHGVGWPWGWLAMGWDGSEGTFRHSLSAPDVLLTLDVSARFQRLKGFGGSLSDAAALNIVALPQPAQEELLRSYFSDSGIEYNLIRVPMGCSDFSTRPYSYDDVPDDFELRHFALAEEDLEMKIPLLRRAIAMAKRPLSIYGSPWTAPAWMKSNGDIRGKGTLKGRAGGKYHRAWANYFVRFLDEYAKHNITFWAVTAQNEPIAALFAHPLFPTVAFTAEQQRDFVVRDLGPVLQRSPHSARLLIMDDQRIHLPGWARAVRPRVPLRPQWAPVERGG, from the exons ATggggggccgcggggccgccgtgctgtgttggctgctgctgctgcgggcgCTGCGCGGCGCTGCGG GCgcccggccctgcagccccaagTTCTTCGGGCGCGACGCcatggtgtgtgtgtgcagcgCTGCCTACTGCGACGCGGTGGAGCCGGTGGTGCTGCCGGGCGCGGGCGGCTTCGTGACGTACGAGAGCAGCAAAGCTGGGAAGCGGCTGCAGCGCAGTGAGGGGGACCTTCCGGCACAGCCTGAGTGCCCCgggtgg tgggatggCCATGGGGTCGGTTGGCCATGGGGTTGGTtggctatggggtgggatggcagtGAGGGGACCTTCCGGCACAGCCTGAGTGCCCCgg atgtgcTGCTGACGCTCGACGTCTCCGCTCGGTTCCAACGCCTGAAGGGCTTCGGGGGTTCTCTGTCCGACGCCGCCGCTCTGAACATCGTGGCGCTGCCGCAGCCCGCACAGGAGGAGCTGCTCCGCTCCTACTTCTCCGACAGCG GGATCGAATACAACCTGATCCGCgtccccatgggctgcagcGACTTCTCCACGCGCCCCTACAGCTACGATGACGTCCCCGACGACTTCGAGCTGCGGCACTTCGCGTTGGCGGAGGAGGACCTGGAGATGAAG ATCCCCCTCCTGCGCCGCGCCATCGCCATGGCCAAACGCCCGCTGTCCATCTACGGCAGCCCATGGACGGCGCCGGCGTGGATGAAGAGCAACGGGGACATCCGTGGGAAGGGGACGCTGaaggggcgggcggggggcaaATACCACCGTGCGTGGGCCAACTACTTCGTCAG GTTCCTGGATGAATACGCCAAACACAACATCACCTTCTGGGCTGTGACGGCGCAAAATGAGCCCATCGCGGCTCTGTTTGCTCACCCTCTGTTCCCCACCGTCGCCTTCACGGCGGAGCAGCAGCGCGATTTCGTGGTCCGGGACCTCGGCCCGGTTCTGCAGCGCAGCCCTCACAGCGCCCGGCTGCTCATCATGGACGATCAGCGCATCCATCTGCCGGGCTGGGCGAGGGCGGTGCGTCCCCGTGTGCCGCTGCGACCCCAATGGGCCCCCGTGGAGAGGGGGGGATGA
- the LOC107050229 gene encoding lysosomal acid glucosylceramidase-like isoform X2 has translation MVPLWGRGAAVLCWLLLLRALRGAAGARPCSPKFFGRDAMVCVCSAAYCDAVEPVVLPGAGGFVTYESSKAGKRLQRSEGTFRHSLSAPDLVLTLDTTQRFQKIKGFGASITDAAAINVLSLPAAAQDHLLRSYFSEEGLQYNLVRVPMASCDFSLHTYTYADVPDDFELRHFALRDEDTKLKIPLLRRAIAMAKRPLSIYGSPWTAPAWMKTSGSFVGKGTLKGRAGGKYHRAWANYFVRFLDEYAKHNVTFWAVTAENEPTAGLINNYPFQCLGFTAEQQRDFIARDLGPALANSSHRDVRLIILDDNRLHLPHWAKVVLEDEQAARYVHGIGIHWYLDFIGPIQDTVVPTHELYPDVFILATEASVGSHFWERDVILGCWERGNQYSHSILTNLNNHVTGWTDWNLALDLEGGPSWVKNYVDSPIIVDGSQGVFYKQPMFYHMGHFSKFIPEGSQRVGLIAPQKSKKTPLEYTAFLRPDGAAVVVVLNRSPQNVTFGLADTVGLIQAVSPANSIQTYVWRR, from the exons ATGGTGCCATTgtggggccgcggggccgccgtgctgtgttggctgctgctgctgcgggcgCTGCGCGGCGCTGCGG GCgcccggccctgcagccccaagTTCTTCGGGCGCGACGCcatggtgtgtgtgtgcagcgCTGCCTACTGCGACGCGGTGGAGCCGGTGGTGCTGCCGGGCGCGGGCGGCTTCGTGACGTACGAGAGCAGCAAAGCTGGGAAGCGGCTGCAGCGCAGTGAGGGGACCTTCCGGCACAGCCTGAGTGCCCCgg ACCTCGTGCTGACGTTGGACACCACGCAGCGCTTCCAGAAGATCAAAGGCTTCGGCGCTTCCATCACCGACGCGGCCGCCATCAACGTCCTCTCCCTCCCCGCGGCCGCCCAGGACCACCTCCTGCGCTCCTATTTCTCCGAGGAAG GGCTGCAGTACAACCTGGTGCGCGTCCCCATGGCCAGCTGTGACTTCTCCCTGCACACCTACACCTACGCCGACGTCCCCGACGACTTCGAGCTGCGGCACTTCGCTCTGCGGGACGAGGACACAAAGCTGAAG ATCCCCCTCCTGCGCCGCGCCATCGCCATGGCCAAACGCCCGCTGTCCATCTACGGCAGCCCATGGACGGCGCCGGCGTGGATGAAGACCAGCGGGTCCTTTGTGGGGAAGGGGACGCTGaaggggcgggcggggggcaaATACCACCGTGCGTGGGCCAACTACTTCGTCAG GTTCCTGGATGAATACGCCAAACACAACGTCACCTTCTGGGCTGTGACGGCAGAGAACGAACCCACGGCGGGGCTGATCAACAATTACCCCTTCCAGTGCCTGGGCTTCACGGCCGAGCAGCAGCGCGACTTCATCGCCCGCGACCTCGGCCCCGCGTTGGCCAACAGCTCCCACCGCGACGTGCGGCTCATCATCCTGGATGACAACCGGCTCCACCTCCCGCACTGGGCCAAAGTG GTCCTGGAAGATGAGCAGGCGGCTCGCTACGTCCACGGCATCGGCATCCATTGGTACCTGGACTTCATCGGGCCCATCCAGGACACCGTGGTGCCCACCCATGAGCTCTACCCGGACGTCTTCATCCTGGCCACGGAGGCCAGCGTGGGCTCCCACTTCTGGGAGCGGGACGTCAtcctgggctgctgggagcGGGGCAACCAATACAGCCACAGCATCCTGACG AACCTGAACAACCACGTGACGGGTTGGACCGACTGGAACCTGGCGCTGGACCTGGAGGGGGGGCCCAGCTGGGTGAAGAACTACGTGGACAGCCCCATCATCGTGGACGGCAGTCAGGGCGTCTTCTACAAGCAGCCCATGTTCTACCACATGGGGCACTTCAG TAAGTTCATCCCGGAGGGCTCCCAACGCGTGGGGCTCATCGCCCCCCAAAAGTCCAAGAAGACCCCCCTGGAATACACGGCCTTCCTGCGCCCCGATGGGGCCGCCGTTGTGGTGGTGCTCAACCG gTCCCCACAGAACGTCACCTTTGGGTTGGCTGACACCGTGGGGCTCATCCAGGCGGTGTCTCCGGCCAACTCCATCCAGACCTACGTGTGGCGGCGGTGA